One region of Planctomycetota bacterium genomic DNA includes:
- the fdnG gene encoding formate dehydrogenase-N subunit alpha: MEVTRRSFLKVSAAGALVTPLGFDLSPALAEARRFKIARTTETRSICPYCSVSCGVIVHTRGDGKNTQRQIVHVEGDPDHPINQGTLCPKGATLKHYVDNDRRLVRPLHRAPGAREWTPISWDEAVDRIARRIKATRDATFVAQDARGRRVHRLESIAAIGGCTDTNEFNWLFQKTARALGIVHLEQQSRIUHGPTVASLAPTFGRGAMTNGWTDIRNADVILAMGGNPAENHPCGFKWAIEAKKKRGARLVCVDPRYNRTAAVSDAFVPIRSGTDIAFLGGLIRHALENRRFHEEYVRLHTNALFLLEPGSEFDPREGVFGGFDGTRYDRSRWRYRLDDKGFARRAASLDDPDCVFQHLRRHFSRYTPEVVADICGCSREDFLRAADIVTSTGTPDRVGTILYALGWTQHSTAVQIIRSAAILQLLLGNVGRPGGGVNALRGHANIQGGTDHGVAYHALPGYLRMPEPDDRTAADYLRRLIPPALSPTSMNYWAHADRFFVSLMKALYGKAATAENDWAYDWLPKVDGNYSWVYIFDRMYRGQIRGFLVFGMNPVANGPNSEKILAALSKLEWMVVAEAFETETAAFWKVAGDNPRTEVFLLPAAIFAEKDGSFTNSSRWAQWKYKAADPPGLAKTDQEILARIFLRLRQLYAAEGGAFPDPILGLDWSYKNPFEPSLEEIAREINGRDLATGRQLSGFAELKADGTTACGNWLYCGSFTEAGNLMARRDPRDPSGLGRYEGWAWNWPMNRRVLYNRASADAQGRPWDPSRPGIVWDGSRWIGDVPDLRPDAPPGTLDAFIMLPEGVAKLWAPDFADGPFPEHYEPAEHPVDNPLHPKRTTNPVAPILTSDLDRLGSSREYDLVATTFRLTEHFHYWTKHVAPTALLQPEFFVEIPEELAAARGWRNGDRVRVSTPRGSVEGRALVTRRIRPLKVAGKTVWQVALPIHWGFTGRTDKGRDRGPLVNLLTPSVVDPNSFTPEYKTFLVKLEKLP; this comes from the coding sequence GTGGAGGTGACGCGCCGGTCGTTCCTCAAGGTTTCCGCCGCGGGCGCCCTCGTCACGCCCCTCGGCTTCGATCTCTCCCCCGCCCTGGCCGAGGCCCGCCGGTTCAAGATCGCCCGCACGACCGAAACCCGCTCGATCTGCCCCTACTGCTCCGTCTCCTGCGGCGTCATCGTCCACACGCGCGGCGACGGCAAGAACACCCAGCGACAGATCGTCCACGTGGAAGGCGACCCGGACCACCCGATCAACCAGGGCACGCTCTGCCCCAAAGGCGCCACCCTCAAACACTACGTGGACAACGACCGCCGCCTCGTGCGCCCCCTCCATCGCGCCCCCGGGGCGCGGGAGTGGACCCCGATCTCCTGGGACGAGGCCGTCGACCGCATCGCCCGCCGGATCAAGGCCACGCGGGACGCGACCTTCGTGGCCCAGGACGCGCGCGGCCGGCGCGTCCACCGCCTGGAGTCGATCGCCGCGATCGGCGGATGCACGGACACCAACGAATTCAACTGGCTCTTCCAGAAAACCGCCCGCGCCCTCGGCATCGTCCACCTGGAACAGCAATCGCGGATCTGACACGGCCCCACGGTGGCGAGTCTCGCCCCCACGTTCGGCCGCGGCGCGATGACCAACGGATGGACCGACATCCGCAACGCCGACGTCATCCTGGCCATGGGCGGCAACCCCGCCGAGAATCACCCCTGCGGCTTCAAGTGGGCGATCGAGGCCAAGAAGAAGCGCGGCGCCCGGCTCGTCTGCGTGGACCCGCGTTACAACCGCACCGCCGCCGTCAGCGACGCCTTCGTCCCGATCCGCTCCGGCACCGATATCGCCTTCCTGGGCGGCCTCATCCGCCACGCGCTGGAAAACCGCCGCTTCCATGAGGAGTACGTCCGGCTCCACACGAATGCGCTCTTCCTGCTCGAACCCGGCTCGGAGTTCGACCCCCGGGAAGGCGTCTTCGGAGGCTTCGACGGGACCCGCTACGACCGCTCCCGCTGGAGATACCGCCTCGACGACAAGGGCTTCGCCCGCCGGGCGGCGTCGCTCGACGATCCGGACTGCGTCTTCCAGCATCTGCGGCGCCACTTCTCGCGCTACACGCCCGAAGTCGTCGCGGACATCTGCGGCTGCTCCCGTGAAGACTTCCTCAGGGCCGCCGACATCGTCACGTCGACCGGCACCCCGGACCGCGTGGGCACGATCCTGTACGCCCTCGGCTGGACCCAGCACTCGACGGCCGTCCAGATCATCCGGTCCGCGGCGATCCTGCAGCTCCTGCTCGGCAACGTGGGCCGCCCGGGCGGGGGCGTGAACGCCCTGCGCGGCCACGCCAACATCCAGGGCGGCACCGACCACGGCGTGGCCTATCACGCGCTGCCCGGATATCTTCGGATGCCCGAACCGGACGACCGAACGGCGGCGGACTACCTGCGTCGCCTGATCCCGCCCGCCCTGTCTCCGACCTCCATGAACTACTGGGCCCACGCCGACCGCTTCTTCGTCTCCCTCATGAAGGCCCTGTACGGCAAGGCCGCCACGGCGGAAAACGACTGGGCCTACGACTGGCTCCCCAAAGTCGACGGCAACTACTCGTGGGTCTACATCTTCGACCGCATGTATCGCGGCCAGATCCGTGGGTTTCTCGTCTTCGGCATGAACCCCGTGGCCAACGGGCCCAACTCCGAAAAGATCCTCGCGGCCCTCTCGAAGCTGGAATGGATGGTCGTGGCCGAGGCCTTCGAAACGGAAACCGCCGCCTTCTGGAAGGTCGCCGGAGACAACCCCCGGACCGAAGTCTTCCTCCTCCCGGCAGCCATCTTCGCGGAAAAGGACGGCTCGTTCACGAACTCCTCCCGCTGGGCTCAGTGGAAGTACAAGGCGGCCGACCCGCCGGGGCTGGCCAAGACCGACCAGGAAATCCTCGCGCGGATCTTCCTGCGCCTCCGCCAGCTCTACGCGGCCGAGGGAGGCGCTTTCCCCGATCCGATCCTGGGGCTGGACTGGTCGTACAAGAATCCCTTCGAGCCCTCGCTCGAGGAAATCGCCCGCGAGATCAACGGACGGGACCTGGCGACGGGCCGGCAGCTTTCGGGATTCGCCGAGCTCAAGGCGGACGGGACCACCGCGTGCGGCAACTGGCTCTACTGCGGAAGCTTCACGGAAGCCGGCAATCTCATGGCGCGGCGCGATCCCCGCGACCCTTCCGGGCTGGGCCGCTACGAGGGCTGGGCCTGGAACTGGCCCATGAACCGCCGCGTCCTCTACAACCGCGCCTCCGCCGACGCCCAGGGACGTCCCTGGGATCCCTCGCGGCCGGGCATCGTCTGGGACGGCTCCCGCTGGATCGGCGACGTGCCGGACCTGCGCCCCGACGCCCCCCCCGGGACGCTCGACGCCTTCATCATGCTTCCGGAGGGAGTCGCCAAGCTCTGGGCGCCCGACTTCGCCGACGGTCCCTTCCCGGAACATTACGAGCCGGCCGAACATCCGGTTGATAATCCCCTCCACCCGAAACGCACGACGAACCCGGTCGCCCCGATCCTCACGAGCGACCTCGACAGGCTTGGAAGCTCCCGCGAGTACGATCTCGTGGCCACGACCTTCCGGCTCACGGAGCATTTCCATTACTGGACCAAGCACGTGGCCCCGACGGCGCTCCTTCAGCCCGAGTTCTTCGTCGAGATCCCCGAAGAACTGGCCGCCGCGCGCGGGTGGCGCAACGGCGACCGCGTCCGCGTCTCGACCCCCCGCGGATCCGTCGAGGGCCGGGCGCTGGTGACCCGCCGGATCCGCCCCCTGAAGGTCGCCGGCAAGACGGTCTGGCAGGTGGCGCTTCCCATCCACTGGGGCTTCACCGGCCGGACGGACAAGGGACGCGACCGCGGACCCCTCGTCAACCTCCTGACTCCGTCGGTGGTGGATCCGAACTCGTTCACCCCCGAGTACAAGACCTTCCTCGTCAAGCTGGAGAAGCTGCCGTGA
- the fdxH gene encoding formate dehydrogenase subunit beta produces MSGALEIARISAAEPRAAVRADEQLCMLIDTTTCIGCKACEVACVEWNDLKLEPEYGERILHSYQTMPDMTPAFWNLIRFDEIAVDRDRRPLLPAAAEAAGDAGVMMLMRKDMCMHCAEPGCLIACPAEGAIVQYTNGIVDFRQDHCIGCGYCMTGCPFNIPKFDGESRRVYKCTMCSDRVAHGLGPACVKACPTGCLEFGTKREMLRRAARRAEQVRTEGFPNAGVYDPAGVGGTGVVYVLHHADRPELYGALPANPRIDPQVAFWKGPLKWLGGLSLGASLAAAAVHYLVAGPRRTRPAAAAPAREIVRYTAFERALHWTVAATFLYLALTGLGLFTPKLAWLLDLLGGGQTARAWHPIVGMVFVAAVLGQFALWFRDLRLTGQDVAWLRKIRDYVAGRDEKVPPSGRFNAGQKLLFRAQVFLAAVLLASGVPIWFPEEFSRGLRLWSLGIHSAGAVAAILSLVVHVHMSVFVTRGALRAMTEGKVTEDWARHHHAAWAEEKLGPPEPPRG; encoded by the coding sequence GTGAGCGGCGCCCTCGAGATCGCCCGGATCTCCGCGGCCGAGCCGCGGGCGGCGGTGCGCGCGGACGAGCAGCTCTGCATGCTCATCGACACCACCACCTGCATCGGCTGCAAGGCGTGCGAGGTGGCCTGCGTGGAGTGGAACGACCTCAAGCTCGAGCCCGAATACGGCGAGCGGATCCTCCATTCCTATCAGACGATGCCGGACATGACCCCGGCCTTCTGGAACCTCATCCGGTTCGACGAAATCGCGGTGGACCGGGACCGCCGGCCGCTTCTCCCGGCCGCCGCGGAGGCCGCCGGCGACGCGGGCGTCATGATGCTCATGCGCAAGGACATGTGCATGCACTGCGCCGAGCCGGGGTGCCTGATCGCCTGCCCCGCCGAAGGCGCGATCGTTCAGTACACCAACGGCATCGTGGACTTCCGCCAGGACCACTGCATCGGGTGCGGGTATTGCATGACCGGATGCCCGTTCAACATCCCGAAATTCGACGGCGAATCGCGCCGCGTCTACAAGTGCACGATGTGCAGCGACCGCGTGGCTCACGGGCTGGGCCCCGCGTGCGTGAAAGCCTGCCCCACGGGCTGCCTGGAGTTCGGGACCAAGCGCGAGATGCTCCGGCGGGCCGCCCGGCGGGCCGAACAGGTCCGGACCGAGGGCTTTCCGAACGCGGGCGTCTACGATCCCGCCGGAGTGGGCGGCACGGGCGTCGTATACGTCCTCCACCACGCCGATCGGCCGGAGCTCTATGGAGCCCTTCCGGCGAATCCGCGAATCGACCCTCAGGTCGCCTTCTGGAAGGGTCCGCTCAAGTGGCTCGGCGGCCTTTCGCTCGGGGCGTCGCTGGCCGCGGCGGCGGTCCATTACCTCGTGGCCGGACCCCGCCGCACGCGCCCGGCCGCGGCGGCGCCGGCCCGCGAAATCGTCCGGTACACCGCCTTCGAGCGCGCGCTCCATTGGACCGTGGCGGCGACGTTTCTCTATCTCGCTCTGACGGGCCTGGGGCTCTTCACCCCCAAGCTGGCGTGGTTGCTCGACCTTCTGGGCGGCGGCCAGACCGCGCGCGCGTGGCACCCGATCGTGGGAATGGTCTTCGTCGCGGCGGTGCTCGGACAGTTCGCCCTGTGGTTCCGCGACCTTCGCCTGACCGGGCAGGACGTCGCCTGGCTTCGGAAGATCCGCGACTACGTGGCCGGCCGCGACGAGAAGGTCCCGCCGTCCGGACGCTTCAACGCGGGACAAAAGCTCCTTTTCCGGGCGCAGGTCTTCCTGGCCGCCGTCCTCCTGGCCAGCGGAGTGCCGATCTGGTTCCCGGAGGAATTTTCCCGCGGCCTGCGGCTTTGGTCGCTCGGGATTCACTCCGCCGGCGCCGTCGCGGCGATCCTCTCCCTCGTCGTCCACGTGCACATGTCCGTTTTCGTCACCCGCGGCGCGCTGCGCGCCATGACCGAGGGGAAGGTCACGGAGGACTGGGCCCGGCACCACCATGCCGCGTGGGCCGAGGAGAAGCTCGGCCCTCCGGAACCTCCCCGGGGATAG
- the fdhE gene encoding formate dehydrogenase accessory protein FdhE, translating into MSDVWDRRIRRAAELEREWPFAADLLRFYRELAALQREIARQDRAVALRRLIAWTAGRAPAAAAAEARLWENDPEGRWREEESRPHARDGSCRDCASPLYHFLRAALGQAFAAGAPAASEPRGESPCCGAPPGAAVLREDPEAGALRRSLLCSRCASEWAFPRILCPRCREERPERLPRYAADEIPWVRIEACDSCRRYLKAIDLSRNPGADPLVDELGSTPLDLAARERGYEKIAPNLAGL; encoded by the coding sequence GTGAGCGACGTGTGGGACCGCCGGATCCGGCGCGCTGCCGAGCTCGAACGGGAGTGGCCCTTCGCCGCGGACCTCCTGCGCTTCTACCGCGAACTGGCCGCCCTCCAGCGGGAAATCGCGCGGCAGGATCGGGCCGTCGCCCTGCGCCGCCTGATCGCCTGGACGGCCGGGCGCGCGCCCGCGGCGGCCGCGGCCGAGGCGCGGCTCTGGGAGAACGATCCCGAAGGCCGCTGGCGGGAAGAGGAGTCGCGCCCCCACGCCCGGGACGGTTCCTGCCGGGATTGCGCCTCGCCTCTTTATCACTTTCTGCGCGCGGCGCTCGGCCAGGCGTTCGCCGCCGGCGCTCCGGCGGCCTCCGAACCCCGCGGAGAATCCCCCTGCTGCGGCGCGCCGCCCGGAGCGGCCGTTCTGCGCGAGGACCCCGAAGCCGGGGCCCTGCGGCGGTCGCTGCTTTGTTCCCGATGCGCGAGCGAGTGGGCCTTTCCGCGGATTCTGTGCCCGCGCTGCCGCGAGGAGCGACCGGAGAGGCTCCCGCGCTACGCGGCCGACGAAATCCCCTGGGTGCGGATCGAAGCGTGCGACTCGTGCCGCCGGTACCTCAAGGCCATCGATCTCTCCCGGAATCCCGGAGCCGACCCCCTGGTGGACGAGCTCGGATCGACGCCGCTCGATCTGGCGGCCCGCGAGCGCGGATACGAGAAGATCGCCCCCAACCTGGCCGGGCTGTGA